One region of Vibrio sp. FE10 genomic DNA includes:
- a CDS encoding RidA family protein yields the protein MSSDIIKISRNTENAPINSVSTQTVAFSHYNNFSAQLPVDPKTGEVVIGDIKDQAAQCLNNIKAIVESIDHVMDDVVKINVFVKNISDIDAIDEVYKSFFQNSLPTRTVVGVAALPNSDALVQMDALISNGEGTKPQAPCALVKVSRNTDNAPQSAVSTQTAAFSHYNNLSAQLPIDVNTGDLVSGGITEQTTQCLANIKTILESIGHVMNDVVKTTIYLKNIEDAEKVNEVCTKFFPSYVPARTVVNAAELPMGALIQIDTSVSHGDGTPPQLPEDTRLLVIETNNTSAAPFMPYSHTVAFSHYNHISGQLPVDPKTNEVVAGGIKEQAEQCLQNIKAIIESVDHSMDDTVKINIQLKDVSDIDVVNEIYTTFFNADLPARTVVGVSEIPMNALIQIDAVVSNCEGTPPQDVVA from the coding sequence ATGAGTAGCGATATCATTAAAATTTCAAGAAATACTGAAAACGCACCAATAAATTCTGTATCTACACAAACGGTCGCTTTTTCTCATTATAATAACTTTTCAGCTCAATTACCTGTCGATCCTAAAACAGGTGAAGTTGTGATTGGTGATATTAAAGACCAAGCTGCACAATGCTTAAATAATATTAAGGCTATTGTTGAAAGCATCGACCATGTTATGGATGATGTGGTGAAGATTAATGTTTTCGTTAAGAATATTTCTGATATCGATGCTATTGATGAAGTTTACAAAAGCTTCTTCCAAAACAGCCTCCCTACACGCACAGTCGTGGGCGTAGCTGCGCTACCGAACAGTGACGCTTTAGTTCAAATGGATGCGCTTATTTCAAACGGCGAAGGCACTAAACCACAAGCACCTTGCGCGCTAGTTAAGGTATCAAGAAATACAGATAACGCGCCTCAAAGTGCTGTATCGACCCAGACTGCGGCTTTTTCTCACTACAACAACCTTTCGGCTCAATTGCCTATCGATGTAAATACAGGTGACTTGGTTTCAGGCGGTATCACAGAACAAACGACACAATGTTTAGCAAATATTAAAACGATTCTAGAGAGCATCGGTCATGTTATGAATGATGTGGTTAAAACCACTATTTACCTTAAGAATATTGAAGATGCAGAAAAGGTAAATGAAGTTTGCACTAAGTTCTTCCCAAGTTATGTACCAGCGCGAACGGTTGTTAATGCCGCTGAACTACCAATGGGCGCTTTAATTCAAATCGATACATCCGTTTCACATGGCGACGGTACACCGCCACAACTGCCAGAAGACACTCGTTTACTGGTTATTGAAACCAATAATACTAGTGCTGCACCATTCATGCCTTATTCGCACACCGTTGCTTTCTCTCACTACAATCATATTTCTGGTCAACTACCTGTAGATCCGAAAACCAATGAAGTGGTTGCTGGTGGTATAAAAGAACAAGCTGAACAGTGCCTACAAAATATTAAGGCGATAATCGAAAGTGTTGACCACAGCATGGACGATACGGTGAAAATTAATATTCAGCTTAAAGATGTTTCAGATATTGATGTGGTGAACGAGATTTATACCACATTCTTTAACGCAGATTTACCGGCAAGAACGGTAGTAGGAGTTTCAGAAATTCCTATGAATGCTCTAATACAGATTGATGCCGTTGTTTCTAACTGCGAAGGCACACCTCCACAAGACGTAGTTGCTTAG